One Candidatus Nitrososphaera evergladensis SR1 genomic window, CCACGAAAGCAGGGGCCAGGACATCTACCACTTTTACCTGGCGCCGTTCAAGCCGTTTTTCACGGACTGCAAGACCGAAGGCTACACCACCGACAACTTTGGCCTCGCATTCTGGAACCGGCCAAAGGAAGGGTCGGAGGCAAAGCGAAACGCCATGTTTGCGGAAGAGAACTGCCCGCGCATCTCCCACGTGCTGTCGCACGAGATCCTGCGTATGCAAGGGCGCAAAAAGAAAGAGTATTTTGAAAACGTCCATGACCTGTGGAGGCAGCACAAGGAAAAAGGCAAGCCGTTTCTCTATTATGACAGCCAGTTCAAGCGCACCACAAGCGACGGCTGCAAGTATTCAACCATCGATGCGACCGGCCTGTGAGGTGGACCTGGCAGGAAATAGTTTTATGTGCTCCTTGGATGCACCAGTTTGCGTTGCCAGCATCAGGCCTTGAAATCCTTGCCAAGTCGGGCGCAATAGTGTCTGCGGCAGGCGTGGCGCTGCTCGTGACGTTTGTGGCCGTGCTCCTTGTGTTTCCGGTGGCCAAGACATGCGAGCAGGAGGGCAAAAAGTGCGAATACACGTCATCTGCGTCAGAGCAGCTGCAGCCGATATTCAGCCAAGGGTTCTTTGCGCTGTCGCTCATCGTGATCGCAGCGGGCATACTGATGATCCGGTACAGCCGCTGGCGCGAGTCCAAGGCGGCTGCACCGGGCTAGATGGCCCGCCGGCTATTATAAATACGAGAAACCGCAAAAAATTCATGTAGTTGATCTCGTTTACCAAGGCCGAAAAAGAATTCCTGCTTGCAAACGAGGCGTGCAGGCTTGCGACCTGCCACGACAACACGCCGCACGTAGTCCCGGTGTCGTACGTGTTTGAGGATGGCGCGTTCTACTTTGCCACAGACCTTGAAACCCGGAAACTGGAGAACTTGAAGAAAAACGATAAAGTCGCGCTTGTAGTCGATGTTTACAATAGTTCGGTTGGCAACAAGGCGGTGTGTGTTCAGGGCAAAGCAGAGATAATCGAAAGAGGCAAGGAATTTGCGCGCCTCTACAGGATTTTCCATGAAAAGTTTGAATGGGTCAGGCGCGAACCGTGGAAGGAAGGCGAGGCGCCCTTTGTACGAGTAGTTCCAACAACCAAGGTCAGCTGGGGCATATGACATTCAAGAAAAAGTTTGACGACGCGGCGGGCAAGGTGTGCGAGGCGTTGATACCTGTCAAGCACGAGAGTTTTGAGGGTGAAGGCAAGGAAGTGGCGGTGTGCACCCTCGGCAGCATCGACCTGCTTGAAAAGATCTCTGAATCTGAAACAATCATGGGCAAGGTGGCAATAGCCGGCCGGCTCTTGTCAGAGAACAAGGGCATCGATGCCATCATCGATTACGTTTCTGCACACCCTGACTTGAAGCGAATCATAGTGTGCGGCAGGGAGGTCAAGGGTCACATGGCAGGCCAGGCATTGCTGGCGCTTTACAAAAACGGCATCGACGGGCAGGGCAGGATAATCGGCGCGGCAGGCCCGTACCCCGTGCTTTTGTCTTCGCAGGAAAAGGTCGAGGTATTCCGGCGGCAGGTAACAATAACTGACATGATTGGAGTTATTGCCCTTGAAAAAATAACACTGCTAGTAGCCTGACTTTTGCCTGTCGCGGTTTACCTGGTTCTTTTTCTTGTATTCGTCAAGAATGTCTGCCGGCGTCATGCCAAGTTCCAGCGACGCCTGCACCACAAAGTGCCATATGTCTATCAGCTCTTCCCTTGCGGCTGCCTCGTCAAAGCCAGAGGGCTTTTTCCACCACTTCCAGTTTGTCAGGCGCTGAAGCTCCACTGCCTCGTGGATTATTGCCGTGGAAAGCGCCGAGACCTTGCCCTCTGTTGTTGCAGGATATCTTGACAGGTCCATCATATTTGCAAGCTCTTTCTGCATGGAAAATATCGTCTCTAGCGTGTCCATCATCAGGATGTCTGTTTTGGATAGACAGGTAAATAGTTGCTGCTGATGATGATTGTTGTCCGACTAGTGTCGAGCTGTTGCGAAAGCTTTAAGGCATGTGGTGATAGTACAGCTCGCTATGGCTTCTGGCAGGCAACCTGCTGCTACTACCACCCCCAATTCCTCAATGCCCGAAGATTCTGCGTCGCTTGGAAACGTTCTTTCGTCATCGCTTGACATGCTGAAGATAGAGGATGCCGAGATCCGCAAAAAGGCAGTCGAGTTTGTGGGCAACGTGTCGCTTGCAACCGTCAACGCATACGGCAAGTGGATCGCATCCATTAAGGCAGTGGCTGACGCCTGCACAGTGTCAGGCCACGCTTTTTCGCAGTCAGAACTGTGCGACTTTTTGACCGTGGCCGCAAAGGGCATGGACTCTAAAAGGGCAGGGACAAAGGCCGTAAACGACGCCACGTTTTACATCTACATGGACATCATGGAAAACCACCAAAAGGCACCTGCACAACTGAAACTGCATTTTCCCAGAATAATCGTCGATGTCATATCGATACTTGACAAGGGAGTAGACACGCGTGGTGAAGCAGTCGGCGTTTACGGAATCGAGCGCTACTATCAGGAGCGAAAGGCCAGCGCGCCTTTGGAAGACCCTGTCGCCAGCTACACTGCTGCTGTTGCTGCAAGGCCCTTGACCGGCGGAAAAAGATCCTCCTCATCGCCTTCTTCTTCTGCCAACAATAGCCAGCCAAACCTGCCAGCGATAACGTTCAATGACGACCTAGTCGACAACCTTGCAATCATAACCGGTAGGCCAAAGAAGGAACTTGAGGCGTCGCTTGCAAGCCTGCCTGCTGCAGACATTAAAAAGATAACCGACCTTTCAGTCAACTACAAGCGCCTGCAAAAGTACAGCAAGCTGTCAAAGCCGGAACACCTGAAGATGGAGGTGGAAAAGGATCTTGGCCGCAAGCTCACCGACAACCAGCTGCAGCATGCCGCCAACTCGATACGCAAGGCCAAGACATACATCGAAAACGTGCTTGACGGCAAGTTTGTCCCGCATGGGACGCACGGCATCAACCACGTCAAGCACAATCTGGAGTACGGCTATCAGCTGATGGGCCTGATAGAGCCCAGAAAGCGCAGGTCCAATTGAAATTTTTACAAAGTTGCAGTGCAACAAAGCCGGTTAGATAGGGTCGTCCCCCTATCGAAAGGCGGCCAATACCGCACATTTGTGATACGGGGGGTCCCTATCTAGTTAGTTTATTTCGTTGCTTGGAGTAACGGTGATAAATTATTAAGTCTTTCCAACATAAAATTTTAGAACTATGCTAATGTACCAGAATTATAGCATAATTTTTACACAATTTATCTTTGTCAAAATCATAATTTACATTATAAGTCGATGTAGATAGACACTTGTCGAACTAGCTCCAGACTTTTTCCTTGAACGTCCACTTTTTGTTCAAAAGAAAGTTGCCTATCGATGCGGCGCCGACAGCTAGTACGAGCGCGATCTCTTTGCCCACGCCCTGGTATTCTACAAGCGCGTACATCATGCCCAGCTGCACCAGCGCGCCAAACGATGAAAAGCCGGCGAACATGCCGTACTGCAGCAGTGTCTTTCTGGCTACAAAGTCCATGTCCTCAAACGTCCAGATCTTGTTGAGGATAAAGTTGGACGTTATGGAGAACGTGATTCCGACTATAGCTGCGTGCAGGTACCAGATCTCCTGGAAAAGCGTCGTGAGTATGAACGAGACGAGGTAGTTGATCAAGAGGCCGCTTGCCCCGACCGTGTAGAACCTGCCTGCCTTTGAGAAAAAGCGCACCGATGTCCTGCGCTCACTTGGCGCCGCCCTGCCGTAGCGGTACAGGCGCCACACCGCGCGTATGTAGTCAAATACCACCTCCGAATCGAGCTTGCTTGCGCCGGCACACCTGTTTGTAAACGTGTAGGGTATTTCTTTTATCCTTGCTCCTTTGACCTTGACGAGCATCTCAAGGAGCATCTTGTAACCGATAGAGTCGAACTTGATTCCGTGGATGATATGCCTGCGAAACGCGAAAAAGCCGGACATCGGGTCCTTTACCTTTATTCCAAGGCTGTACTTGGCTATCTTGGTCGCGCCCTTGCTCATGAGCTTGCGCTTGAAGGGCCACCCTGATATCGCGCCCCCCTTGATGTACCTTGAAGCGACAACGATGTCGCATTTTGACTGCTTTATCTCCTCAAGCATCTTGGGTATGGTGTGGGCCGGGTGGGAAAGGTCGCTGTCCATGACCACGACTATCTCGCCTGTCGCTTCGTGCACTCCTGCAAGTATTGCAGAGCTGAGGCCCTGCTTGCCTGCCCTGCGCACGACGCGTATGCGGAAGCGCTTGTCCTGCTTGGCAAGGCTTGCGGCGTGGTTGGCCGCAATGTCTGCAGTCCCGTCGGGCGAGTTGTCGTCGACTACTATGATTTCTGCAGGCGTGTTGCGCGGCAGCGCCTCTGCAATCGAGTCGATCATCTTGGTGATGTTTTGCGACTCGTTGTACGTGGGCAGGATAACCGAAAGCGGCATCTTGTCCTGCTTGACGACAAGCTCTTGCGGCAAAGCGTCCACAGCTGTTTTAGACTGCCGTTCTATAAAACGGTTAGTCTCCTATGTCTGACAGGCCCCGCGGGATGATTGCAAACTGCGCAGTGCCGGTGGACGGCTGCAGTAACGCCGCGTGGAACCATCCTCTTGAAGGGTCCTCTAGGGCAAGTTTCATCCTGATGTGCGAGTATATTGAAACCGAGCTTCCAAGGTATTCGCGCTGGATATACTTGCCCGTCTCGGTTGGCGCGTTTCTTACCATGTTTGTCACGACGACCGCGCAGTCCGTGCTTATTGCAAAGGTTGCAAGGTCGTGGAGGTGCGACATGACTGCAAGGTGCCTCGCCGGGCCGGCGGAATACTCTGCTGAAAAAAGGGACGTCAGCGTGTCGATTACGAGAAGCCGGGCATCTGCATCCCGCACTCTCTCAACTACGTTTATCTGGTCCCGAGTATTGAGCGCCCGTACAAACGTGATCCTGTCCAGCGCTTCTTTTGTCCCTGCCATTTCAGAGACGCGTTCTGGCCGGAACGTGCCGGCCGTGTCCACGAAAAATGCTCGGAATCCTGCTTTTGTGCAGCTGGCGCACAGCGAGAAGCATAGCTGGGACTTGCCGGAACCGCTCTCGCCGTATATGTCGGTGACCATTCCTGTTCTGATGCCGCCTCCCAAGAGCGCGTCAAGCGACTGCGAGCCGGTCTGGATGAACATTATATCTTGTCATTCTCTAGGACGCGGCCTTTTTATGAATTAAGGGAGGGCAAGGGAACCTTTTTATTTGCGGCGCAAACCTACGACCACCAAAGTGATTAACTAGCGTGTCTTCTCCGTCATCTCAACAACCAAAACGTCCCCTGTCGATTCTCCAGAGATCGCTTAACCGCAAGGTCGCCGTGCGCCTGAAGAGCGAGATAGAGTACAAGGGGAGGATGAACAATGTCGATTCTTACATGAACCTGATACTTACCGACGCAGAAGAGTTCAACGGCGCCGACGTGATGGCCAACTACGGCAAGGTAGTCATCCGCGGCAACAACGTTCTGTTCATCAGGCTTGAGAAAGACCTCTAGCGTGGTGGCAAATGGTAAAGCGCTGGCTGTTTACTTCTGAAAGCGTTACAGAGGGCCATCCTGACAAGGTTTGCGACCAGATCTCTGACGCGCTTCTCGACGAGTTTCTCAGGCAGGACCCTGACTCTCGCGTTGCCGCAGAGTCGATGACTACGACTGGCATCGTCTTTGTGGCCGGCGAGGTGACGTCAAAGGGCAGGGTTGACGTGCAGAAAATAGTCCGCGACACCATCCGCGAGATTGGCTACGACAAGCCCGATTACGGCTTTGACTGCGACTCGTGCTCTGTCCTTGCGGCACTTCACGAGCAGAGCCCCGACATCTCGATGGGCGTGACTGCCACTGAAAAGAAGGAGCAGGGCGCCGGCGACCAGGGCCTCATGTTTGGCTATGCCACCAACGAAACTCCGCAGCTGATGCCCCTTCCGATAACCATGGCCCACCAGCTCTCCATGAAACTCTCGCAGTCAAGAAAGAGCAAGGAGCTTGGATGGCTAAGGCCAGACGGCAAGTCGCAGGTGTCCGTCGTCTACGAGGAGGGCATCCCAAAGCGCATCGACACCGTCGTCATATCGACGCAGCACGCGCCAGACATTAGCATGGACCAGCTGCGCGAGGAAGTGATAGGCAAGATAATCAAGCCGGTGTGCGGCGAATGGGTGGACAGCAAGACAAAATACCTTGTCAACCCGACCGGCAGGTTCGTGATAGGTGGCCCGCCGGGCGACACCGGCCTTACGGGCCGCAAGATAATAGCCGACACGTACGGCGGCATGGGAAGGCACGGCGGAGGCGCGTTCTCTGGCAAGGACCCGTCCAAGGTGGACAGGTCTGCCTGCTACATGGCAAGGTACGTTGCCAAGAACGTAGTGGCTGCCGGCCTTGCAGACAAGTGCGAGGTGCAGGTCGCATACGCAATCGGAGTAGCCGAGCCCGTATCCGTAATGGTAGACACGTTTGGCACCGGCAAGGCTCCTGAAGAGGAGATAGAGGCTCGCGTGCGCAAGGTCTTTGACATGAAGCCGGCAGGCATCATCAAGACGCTTGACCTAAAACGCCCTGTCTACCGCAAGACTGCGGCATACGGCCACTTTGGAAGGAGCGAGCCGGGCTTTACGTGGGAAAAGACCGACAAGGCTTCCCTGCTGAACTAACCGGCTGATGCAAAAAAAAACAGTCTAAAAAATAATAATGTCTGCCATCTATCCTCTGTCATTGAAGGGCAAAATTGCGGCGATCACGGGCGCCACGCGGGGCATTGGTCTTGAAATGGCCAAAGAGTTTGCAAGGAGGGGCGCCACAGTCCTCGTGTGTTCCCGCGACATCAAAAGCGCCGGCGACGCCGCAAAGAAGGTCGGAAAAAACGCGCACCCTTTTTCACTTGACGTTTCAAACCCTGCCAGCGTCAAGGCCTTTGTAAAGGATGCAATTGCAGAGCACGGCAGAATAGACATCCTTGTCAACAATGCCGGCTATCCCTTTGACAAAAAGATGTGGTACAAGGAGATGCACGAGGTCACCGACGAAGAGTTTGACCGCGTGCTTGAAGTCGACCTAAAGGGCACGTTCCGCCTGACGCGCGCAGTGCTCTCTGTGATGGTGGAAAAAAAGAATGGCGGCGGAGTCATCATCAGCATCTCGTCAACTCCTGCGGTGGCAGGCCACGTCGAGGGCGCGCCCTACACTCTTGCCAAGGCCGGAATCATCGCCATGACCAAGCACATCGCGCTTGAATATGGAAACAGGGGAGTCCGGGCCTACTCGCTTGCCCTTGGCAACATTGCCACCGACGCCACCTTTGGCTCGATGGACGAAACGGCACGGAGGCAGGCAGCGCAGGAAAACGCCATGAAGCGGTGGGGAAAACCAGAAGAGGTTGCAAGGGTAGCGGCAAGCCTTGCAAGCGACGACTTTTCCTTTGCAACCGGCAACACCTTTGTAATCGACGGCGGGGCGGTGCTCCTGTGACTGTTGACGATAATGATAATGCTCACAAGGAAAATGACGACGACCTAGAGCTGGCAGAACAGGAACAGGAACTGCCCGCAGAAGTGGAGGAGAAAAAGAAAAAAGGTATTCTGCGCACCGGCTACACGACAGGAACCACTGCTACGGCGGCGACCAAAGCCGCGCTCCTGGCGCTTGTAAATGGCAAGCCTGTAGAGCAGGTTACGGTGTCGCTTCCAAAGGGCAGGACTGCGACGCTCGAGATCGCATGGACAAAAATTGAAGGCGACAAAACAACATGTGCTGCAATAAAGGACGGGGGCGACGACCCTGACGTCACACACGGCGCGGAAATCTGCTCGACTGTTTCGTTGATTGATGATAATCCCGGCATGATAGACATCGATGGCGGCATAGGAGTCGGCAGGGTGACCAAGCCTGGCCTCGGGCTGGAGATGGGCAAAGCCGCAATAAACCCCACTCCGATGAAAATGCTCCTGCAGGCAGTGGATGAAGTAGCTCACGAGCAATTGAAAACAAAAGGGGTCAAGGTCGTTATCTGGGTCCCGATGGGAAAAGAGCTTGCAACAAAGACTGACAACCCGCGCCTTGGCATCGTTGGCGGCATCTCGATACTTGGAACGACCGGCATTGTACTGCCATATTCTACCGCGTCATTTGCAGCGGCGATACGACAGAGCCTTGATGTGGCCATTGCGATGGGCGCAGACACTGCGGTCCTAACAACTGGCGGCAGGAGCGAGGATTTTGCCAAGACGCTGTTTCCGGATCTTCCTGAGCACAGTTTCATACAGATGGGCGACTTTGCAGGATATTCCGTCACGCAGTGCGCCACAAAGCACATCAAAAAAGCAATCATCGCCGGCTTTATCGGGAAACTGACAAAGATGGCGATGGGGATAAAGCAGACGCACGTGCGCGGCCATCATGTCAGCCTTGACTTCATGGCCGGCCTTGCAGAGCAGTGCGGCGCACCTGCTTCTGTTGTCGCAGAGATAAGACAGGCAAACACCGCCCGGCACGCAGGCGAGATAGTGGCAAAAAACAACGTCCACGGCTTTTTTGACCTGCTGTGCAAAAAGGTGTACGAGCAGATGCGCGATCATTCAAAGGGCCAGCTTGCGCTTGAAATAGTCATGTTCGACTTTGACGGCAAAATCCTTGCGCGCTATTCTTCCTCTTGATTGCGTTTTAGCGCCTCTATCCTTCCGCCGTACTTTTCCTTGTACGACGCCCTGCACTGCACACAGCAAAAGAACCGCTCAAACCTTGCAAACCTGAGCACCTTTGGCTTGTCGTGCACCGGCCCCCCGCAAAAGTCGCATTTCAGCTTTACCTTCAGACCTTCGACATACACATGAAAGTGCTTTTTTTGCTTCTTTAGCTCTTGCAGCGCATCGCCAATCTCGTCACTCTTTTTGTCTATCTTGGACATGTCAATTTCTGGCCTGACTGCCTTGATGAGGCCGATATTGACGAGGCGCTCGTACCTTGCCTTGACGGTGGGCGTGCTGACCTTGATTTCGCGGGATATTGCACGAAAAGACTTGCGCCCGTCTTCCATCAGAGACTTTAGTATCGCAACGTCCGTGTCATCGAGTTGGACTGGCAATGTTGTATAGCGTGTACATTACAGCGAAACTGTTCTTTTAACCTTGACTATGCCCTAACCTTCGATAGCTTTTTTATAATCGGTGTTTTTTTGCATACATGTTCTTGCTCTCTATTACCATCAGCAAGAAAAAGTATTCGCTGATAATCTTTATTCCGATAATATTATCCTCGTTTACGCATCTTTGGAATGCCACCGGCTTTCCTGACATATTCTACGACGAAGGCATCTACATGCGCAGGGCAATGAACGTGCTAGTGTACCAAATGCCCCAAGAGAACCCCTATTATTACGATCACCCGTTGTTTGGCCAGATGTTTCTGGCAGGGCTGCTCGCCGTCACCGGCTTTCCTGATTCGCTGCATCCTTCCGCTTCGGTCCAGTCGGTCGAAGAGCTTTACCTTGTCCCAAAGATATGGATGGGGCTCCTAGCCGTGCTTGATACGTTTCTGATTTACAAGATTGCCGAGTACAAATACAATTCTCGCGTTGCATTTCTTGCCTCCCTCCTGTTTGCAGTGATGCCCATGAGCTGGCTTTTTCGAAGGATACTGTTAGAGTCGCTGCTGCTGCCTTTTCTGCTGTC contains:
- a CDS encoding pyridoxamine 5'-phosphate oxidase family protein, with protein sequence MISFTKAEKEFLLANEACRLATCHDNTPHVVPVSYVFEDGAFYFATDLETRKLENLKKNDKVALVVDVYNSSVGNKAVCVQGKAEIIERGKEFARLYRIFHEKFEWVRREPWKEGEAPFVRVVPTTKVSWGI
- a CDS encoding tetrahydromethanopterin S-methyltransferase subunit A, encoding MTFKKKFDDAAGKVCEALIPVKHESFEGEGKEVAVCTLGSIDLLEKISESETIMGKVAIAGRLLSENKGIDAIIDYVSAHPDLKRIIVCGREVKGHMAGQALLALYKNGIDGQGRIIGAAGPYPVLLSSQEKVEVFRRQVTITDMIGVIALEKITLLVA
- a CDS encoding dUTPase, with product MDTLETIFSMQKELANMMDLSRYPATTEGKVSALSTAIIHEAVELQRLTNWKWWKKPSGFDEAAAREELIDIWHFVVQASLELGMTPADILDEYKKKNQVNRDRQKSGY
- a CDS encoding glycosyltransferase family 2 protein; this encodes MPLSVILPTYNESQNITKMIDSIAEALPRNTPAEIIVVDDNSPDGTADIAANHAASLAKQDKRFRIRVVRRAGKQGLSSAILAGVHEATGEIVVVMDSDLSHPAHTIPKMLEEIKQSKCDIVVASRYIKGGAISGWPFKRKLMSKGATKIAKYSLGIKVKDPMSGFFAFRRHIIHGIKFDSIGYKMLLEMLVKVKGARIKEIPYTFTNRCAGASKLDSEVVFDYIRAVWRLYRYGRAAPSERRTSVRFFSKAGRFYTVGASGLLINYLVSFILTTLFQEIWYLHAAIVGITFSITSNFILNKIWTFEDMDFVARKTLLQYGMFAGFSSFGALVQLGMMYALVEYQGVGKEIALVLAVGAASIGNFLLNKKWTFKEKVWS
- a CDS encoding AAA family ATPase, with protein sequence MFIQTGSQSLDALLGGGIRTGMVTDIYGESGSGKSQLCFSLCASCTKAGFRAFFVDTAGTFRPERVSEMAGTKEALDRITFVRALNTRDQINVVERVRDADARLLVIDTLTSLFSAEYSAGPARHLAVMSHLHDLATFAISTDCAVVVTNMVRNAPTETGKYIQREYLGSSVSIYSHIRMKLALEDPSRGWFHAALLQPSTGTAQFAIIPRGLSDIGD
- a CDS encoding LSM domain-containing protein; the protein is MSSPSSQQPKRPLSILQRSLNRKVAVRLKSEIEYKGRMNNVDSYMNLILTDAEEFNGADVMANYGKVVIRGNNVLFIRLEKDL
- the metK gene encoding methionine adenosyltransferase; the encoded protein is MVKRWLFTSESVTEGHPDKVCDQISDALLDEFLRQDPDSRVAAESMTTTGIVFVAGEVTSKGRVDVQKIVRDTIREIGYDKPDYGFDCDSCSVLAALHEQSPDISMGVTATEKKEQGAGDQGLMFGYATNETPQLMPLPITMAHQLSMKLSQSRKSKELGWLRPDGKSQVSVVYEEGIPKRIDTVVISTQHAPDISMDQLREEVIGKIIKPVCGEWVDSKTKYLVNPTGRFVIGGPPGDTGLTGRKIIADTYGGMGRHGGGAFSGKDPSKVDRSACYMARYVAKNVVAAGLADKCEVQVAYAIGVAEPVSVMVDTFGTGKAPEEEIEARVRKVFDMKPAGIIKTLDLKRPVYRKTAAYGHFGRSEPGFTWEKTDKASLLN
- a CDS encoding SDR family NAD(P)-dependent oxidoreductase, whose amino-acid sequence is MKGKIAAITGATRGIGLEMAKEFARRGATVLVCSRDIKSAGDAAKKVGKNAHPFSLDVSNPASVKAFVKDAIAEHGRIDILVNNAGYPFDKKMWYKEMHEVTDEEFDRVLEVDLKGTFRLTRAVLSVMVEKKNGGGVIISISSTPAVAGHVEGAPYTLAKAGIIAMTKHIALEYGNRGVRAYSLALGNIATDATFGSMDETARRQAAQENAMKRWGKPEEVARVAASLASDDFSFATGNTFVIDGGAVLL
- a CDS encoding cobalt-precorrin-5B (C(1))-methyltransferase, whose protein sequence is MPAEVEEKKKKGILRTGYTTGTTATAATKAALLALVNGKPVEQVTVSLPKGRTATLEIAWTKIEGDKTTCAAIKDGGDDPDVTHGAEICSTVSLIDDNPGMIDIDGGIGVGRVTKPGLGLEMGKAAINPTPMKMLLQAVDEVAHEQLKTKGVKVVIWVPMGKELATKTDNPRLGIVGGISILGTTGIVLPYSTASFAAAIRQSLDVAIAMGADTAVLTTGGRSEDFAKTLFPDLPEHSFIQMGDFAGYSVTQCATKHIKKAIIAGFIGKLTKMAMGIKQTHVRGHHVSLDFMAGLAEQCGAPASVVAEIRQANTARHAGEIVAKNNVHGFFDLLCKKVYEQMRDHSKGQLALEIVMFDFDGKILARYSSS
- a CDS encoding AsnC family transcriptional regulator → MPVQLDDTDVAILKSLMEDGRKSFRAISREIKVSTPTVKARYERLVNIGLIKAVRPEIDMSKIDKKSDEIGDALQELKKQKKHFHVYVEGLKVKLKCDFCGGPVHDKPKVLRFARFERFFCCVQCRASYKEKYGGRIEALKRNQEEE